The nucleotide sequence GGCTTTCCGCTCCTCTCCCGGCCCAGTAGTTCCGCAACTACTACCGTGGTTGTTGCCAACGGGGATCCCCCATTCCGAAAGGTTACTAGGCCGGCCGTTAGGTCCAAAGTTGTATACCACTGCTATGGTGCCGATAGATTCACTACTTCAGCGCCGTTATCGGACATTGCAGGCTGAGCATCTATTTCTCGTATATCGTTCCACACCGAGAAGAGGGATGTGTACCTCCAGCAACAACAAGAATGGAACCATAGGCTCCTATGCTGGGAGCATTTCGGGGTATAGGTCTAACCACCTCAACTCCCCGTTTCTGGCATGCTATAGTTATTAAAGTCTCTCGACGGCGGGAATGGGAGATTACCGGTAAGCCAGATGCTTCGCGAACCATATTCAACTTTAAGGCATTTCGTTGCACTTTAATCACCCTCGTGAAGAGGCGCACTCCGATACCATTGATGTCCAATAGCTTTTATAGTAATGGCTGGATCTACTACTACCTCGTCCATTGAGTATAACAGAGCAAATGATGGTATAGCAATGAACATAGGGATGATACTAGGAAATATGGTCTGAAGAATCTCGATAGTAGTTCCATGAACAATCCTTTGCGGGATTGGATTTTTTTTATAGTGGAAATGCCATAAAGCGCGACCCAAGATCCATGATACGAAAACCAAAATCAGAATAACGAAGAAAAAGACATCGTGATGTAAGTCTGTTATTCCTTGCATTATAGGTGTTGCTGCGTCTTGAGATCCTAATTGCCATGGTTCCGCTGCATCACAAGGAGCAATTGTGAGGAATAGCCATTCTAGAACAATCATTTGGTTTGGTTCATTCTTTGACTGCTCTGCTCCCAAAAAGAGAGACTGAATTTCTTCCACCTTCCCTGTACGAGTAGTGAAGAAGTATAGAGCACTTTGGTTGGTTGTTGACCAACGGAAAGCATGGGATCAAAAAAGGCAGAATTTACGCAATTTCTTTTCTGACGAAAGAGATCATAGTGATTGATGGCTCTTTCAATCCGGCGAAATGGAATTGGCGTGTACCAATTTGGGTCAGATTAATAAGCTTACGACCACTGAACAAACTTGGTTGACGAACATAGTTTATGCGCCGCTAATGTAGCGGCTTGTCGAGCATTTGACAAACTCACACCATCCATTTCAAATAGGATTTGTCCCCTGGACACACGAGCAATCCAACCCGTAGGATTTCCTTTTCCTCTTCCCATTCTTACTTCTGTAGGTTTCCCGGTAATAGGGATATCTGCGAGAACTCTTACCCATATCTTACCATTTCTTCAGAATTGTCCGCTCATAGCACGATGGAAGTGTCCGATTATAGCACGACGCGCTGCTTCAATGGCTCGATATGAAAGACGACCAGCTCTACAACTTTGAGTGCCATATCTTCCAAAACCAAGTTGTGTACCGTCCGGTTTGCAACCCCTACTACATCTGCCTTTACGATATTTACTATATTTCGTACGTTTCGGATATAGCACGTCCccctttttttttactataagaAATCCACACTTTGACACCTGAGATTCCGTAACGAGTAGATACTTCCGCAGGAGCATAATCTATTTTCTGGTTAAATACATTACGAGATGTTTTTCCATACTTTCCGCATTCAGTTCTAGCTATTTCTGCACCTTCTAATCGACCTGAACAACATATACGGATCCCCTCCACCCCTTTTTTCATTACTAATGGAATATCCttcactattttactaaaaatggaACGAAATGATCTTGTTTTGTTCCTCGGTTGAAAAGAGATGTCTTGAGCAATCGGAGAAGCACTTTGATAAACAGATTTGATCTTGACcgattcaattaaggtattagtgtTTGTTCTATTATACAACAAAGATCGCATTTTTTTCACTTCGTTCAAATAATAGTTGTACCCGTACGGAATTCTTCTGTTTCTCAGTATGATCTCTATCATCATCTCTATTCCCCTTATCAATTCTCCTATCCTATTTAGGTCTATGAATTTCTCTATCAATTCCATTACCTTATCCTTACCCATGAGGTTCCAACATTTTCTCCTTAATTGACCTAGGAGTTGTTCCCGGGCATCCTCAAAAAAAAGGTTATTATACACCCCATCCCTTGGAAAAAAAAAGGTAGCACCGAAGAAAGGAAAGAGCGAGATGGTGGTTTTTGTTGTTCCCGCGAAGCGAAGATCATTCGCTTGGCGAATAAAGTGGGTCACCCTCTTTTTGGCTTCGGCCAAACACTTTTTCTCGCTGGTCGAGCTTTCTACAAAAAAAGCGATGCAAGAACGTATTCTTTTATCTAAGCTTCTTCCCTGTGCATTAGCTCCCCCCATCGTAGATGGTTCAGCCACGCCCGGCGCCACGAAATGATTGAGAACTACGACGGGGTCGAAATGCATTTTCTTCTTTGTATTCAATAAGTATTGCATGACCGAATAATTCAAGGAAGGGCGGACTGCGGGGAGGGTCCTTTTAAGTAGATGACTCGTCGGGCGGTCGGAGCGGGACTTCTTTGGGAAAAAGAACTTGAATAAGTTTGTTTTTCTGAAGGAGTCGTCATTTTCTATCAGGAACGCTATGTCATTTTCAATCCCGGCGTATTTCGGATGCTTGAAGGCCCCGCTGACACGAAGTGATTTAGAAAGATTCTTCTTTATCGATGGTGATCGGTCATGGTATCCATAGCCTTGCTTCTTTTTCGGCCAAATCCTGATTTCGTTTTGCTTCTCCCGATCGTCGAGCCTGATCGACTCGACTCTTTTCCCTGCCCCCCGGCCTCTCACTTCGTTTCGTTCTTCTTCTTTACCGTCGCTTGAATGAAGACACCCGATCGGCCCGACTTTCCCAAATGCCCCCCCACCGGCCCTTCTCCTTTACGGGTCTGGATTTTTCGCGTCGTTTCAGTCGTCGTGGTCGACGGGGAAGAAAGAAATGAATGAATGTTCTTTTGGGAAAATGTATAATAATACACCTACCGAGACGAAAGCCAAAGGTGAGTCTCGTAGGTGGACGTATCGAACCGAAATAAGATCTCAGATTGACATCTTGATACACTGATTTACCATAATAATAAATAGAGTCAATGGTGACTCCGCCGTGGGAAGAGCCGCTTCCTTCTTGCTTGATAGGGGGGGCTTCCATTCACCAGCGCAGACTAAAAGTGCTCTCCGAACCGTGCTGGATAGTCACCCATCACACGGCTCTCAAACCCAACCTGTGGTGGATCCCGGGAGACAAAGTCAAAACGCAACATCCTTTGCCCCATACTTTGAGATGCTCTTCTCCTGTTTTACGAATCCTACAACTCTCTTTACTGAGCGAGACTCCATCCATATCCCTACTAGTGGTTTTTCTTTCATTCAATCATCACTTGTTTGACAGCTTAAACTAGGCTCCACTTTAGAGATAGGTTTTTGGTCAACATCAAAATAGGTCAAGGGCGCGTCGGAACGGTCGGTAGCTGCTTAGTCTCATCCGAGAGTTTAATCTCCTTACTCCTTACTgcttttttcaaagaaaaaaagaagggggTCGATTTAGGCTCCTTCCCTTCCACTGCATAGCCGCGCTAGCAGGTACTACGAGCCCTCTGTCCCACGCATCTAACCAGCTCGCGTGGTTCACCGGTTCCACCGAAAACTCTCATTTGTTGAAGCGGAGCATAGTGCGCTTTAGGCGCTGAGCGAGAAAGGTCTCTTCTTTCCTTTCCTTTCGGTTTATTCACTGATCTGAAACGTCAGCACTTGTTTTCTTATTGATTCCCGGGGCGGTGGTATTCTTGAATGAAGTCTATCCGAACCGAATTAGCACTTCTCAGATCAGGCTAGGCCTCTCCAGCTGAGCTGGGCGCCGGGGCCCTGGATGCGCTAGCGATTGGCACATAGGGGAATGGTTGCCTGGGTTTCTCGGCCTGGTATCCTGCACCTCGCGTTCATGATATCTACATTCAACTGTGCCCCGGAGACACGGTCGAAGCACGCCCGTCCAGTGTGCTTCTTTCACGACATGCTATAGTCCTGGGTGTCTTCCAGTGGTCTTCTAGCCTTAGAAGAAGTCGTGTCCGCCCCGGGCATCTGCAACGTCCTCCTTTGATATTCTAATCTGGGAGAACTAAAAGACTGACCCATTCGGTGACTTTCGCGGTCGCCCTCACTAAACCAACTTGAATCTGAACTACGATTCAGATCAAGTCTTACCGAAATTGGATTTCCTTTTCGTGCCATATGCGCTTAGACTTTactttttccccctttttcttcCCGGTCCAATATTTGTTCTCGAAGGTCTTCGTTTCCGTGTAGAAGCAAACTCTCCAAATTTATGACCAACCTTTCCTTCAGTAATCTTACAACGAACAGGAGTTTTTCCATTGTAAATTCGTACGGAGCAATCAACGAATTCCGGCTAAATAGAAGATCTACGTGACCAAATTTTCCTGTTAAAAAGAAgatctctcttcttcttcattctcaAGAGGAATGCATCAACAAAACTGCCCTTCCATATAGATCGTCGTGGCATGAACGAATTTCTTCGCTTCGATTCCGCCCCTACCTAAGGCTAGCTCCtactcctcctccttctcctgacGGATAGGATCCTCCTTGGTCCTTTTTACATAACACTCTCGGCCGCCCAAGAGGACTGGATATCTTTCTCTTTATACGCAATATCTTTCAAGGCAAAGAAAAAGATCTACCTTGGCAACGAACACGAACAAGATACGAAAGATGTTAGACAGCGGACCACTTAAACTACAACGTTAGAGATTGTTTGCTATTGCTTATGCCTCAGCAGAGAAGTAAAGTTCTGCTCTCCTCTCTTTCTCTTACGTATCTAGTTCTATAGCTTAACCCTTACTTTTACGATGTAAGGGCAGAACGTAATAGTAATAAAGGAAAAGCAAGGTGTGGCGGTAAGTCAAAACTTTTTGGTCTCCATGTTCCGGTCCCGGAAGAAGCTTATTTTTATCGCTACGCTATAAGGCATAAGTAGTGAAAGAAGTAGACCTATAAAGAGAAAAGGAAGCGCTATCCCTCCTACTTATGATTCAACATTTAGCTCGATCTATTCTAGATGTCTTTTTTACATCAATGGCATCAGCTGGAGCTTGCACCGAATTGCTTACCCGCGGAACTCATTTAACCCGACCCTGCATAAGTACCAATGCCCCTTCCCCTTTCACCTCTAGGAAAAACTTCTGGGATGAGCCCTTCTCAAAGAGGTATCCTTTCATTGGGAGCACAGTGTACCCCAGTTTTACAGCGAACTTCAATTCCTCGCTAAAGTAAACCCCTACAAAGGTACCAGCCGGGAAGATCAGACTAGACCTTTTCGAAGTCGGAAGCAGGTCAGAATTCTAGCTTCCTCTATTTAGTTAGGAAAGCCAGAagtcatgatatttagttaaCACGACCTTAGGCCTAACTGTCAGTCTTCAAGAAGCAAGTAGATAATCTCCCATCTCTTGATCTGGGGGAACATAGTCAGGAAAGAGAAGCCCATTCCTAATCCCTGCTTCTAAAGCCCGTATCTTGctcaaaaaagttttttcaagacCGGAGTCAAGGCAGTTTGAACCCCAGCTAGTATTGAGATTGAGAGCCGTAAAGATTCCGGAGATCAGTCATTCGACTTAGGAATCCCGTCCAACTTCAGATAAGGTAAGATAAGGTAGGAAAGCTACAAACCAGTCTTAATTCCTGCAGACTAAGATTCAGTTTCAAGTCCCAAGGGATTCAATCCAAACACTCATAGATTCTATGCCCGCCTCTGCTCTGATGTTCCAACCCTGAAGTCACTTCCTTTAGAGTTGAGTTCAAAGTTACAGCCTTTAGTAGATAAGCCGGAGTTAACTCATGATAACTCTTAGCCCTGACTTCCGATGAATGAGAAGTCTAGTTAGGCAGTGGAAACCCTGGGAAGTCAGGAAGTTCAAGTTAGAGGGCATATTCATATGAAATAGCATATGATGAGATTGGTCAATCTTTCTCATTGCTTGACTAAAGAATGCATTTTATGGCTCTAGCACTCCCGTCATGAGACGTAgaagcaaaaaaaagaaaaagcctAGGCTGATCATCCAAACACCCATTGATTCAGATCCTTATCGGCTAGAATAAAGGCCTTAAAATCTTCTCATATTTAGAATCTGGTAACTGACTGAGAATTGATAGTCTTCTAAGGAAGTCTAAGTGACAGAGGATCTAGTAAGGAAAGGAACCTACCTTTCTCGTTTGTGACCCATGCCTATGGGTCACTTAACTCCTAGAGCATAAAGGCAGCAAGTGAAGTTAGAATCTTTCTCTATTGTTGCATTCCCTTCCGGGATACAGAGCAGAATCTATTGATACAAGAAATTCCTTAGAAAGAGCTGCCCGAGATCACTACATCTATCTCTTGAACTCAGCTCCTATTCACATCCTTCCCGTGGGAACGACTATAGAGGACAGCCCCAGAGAACTCAATCTAGCTATTGTTGAGCTCATCCCGCCTATTCTATTCCTAGGTCCTTCGGAGGACCTCCGAGTCCCCATTGATTCTACTCCAATTCCAGTATCTGGCTGTTCTTCATCTTACCCGGGAGGAAGTCGAGGACAGAGTTGCAGCTTTAGATGAAAGATTGATCTTTCTATTCGAATACAAGGCCCTACGCCTTATGGCTTGAGGAGATTAATATAGTTGAGCTGCAAGCATCCTGAGATTTC is from Capsicum annuum cultivar UCD-10X-F1 chromosome 5, UCD10Xv1.1, whole genome shotgun sequence and encodes:
- the LOC124898703 gene encoding LOW QUALITY PROTEIN: ribosomal protein S3, mitochondrial-like (The sequence of the model RefSeq protein was modified relative to this genomic sequence to represent the inferred CDS: deleted 1 base in 1 codon); translated protein: MARKGNPISVRLDLNRSSDSSWFSDYYYGKSVYQDVNLRSYFGSIRPPTRLTFGFRLGRCIIIHFPKRTFIHFFLPRRPRRLKRREKSRPVKEKGRWGAFGKVGPIGCLHSSDGKEEERNEVRGRGAGKRVESIRLDDREKQNEIRIWPKKKQGYGYHDRSPSIKKNLSKSLRVSGAFKHPKYAGIENDIAFLIENDDSFRKTNLFKFFFPKKSRSDRPTSHLLKRTLPAVRPSLNYSVMQYLLNTKKKMHFDPVVVLNHFVAPGVAEPSTMGGANAQGRSLDKRIRSCIAFFVESSTSEKKCLAEAKKRVTHFIRQANDLRFAGTTKTTISLFPFFGATFFFPRDGVYNNLFFEDAREQLLGQLRRKCWNLMGKDKVMELIEKFIDLNRIGELIRGIEMMIEIILRNRRIPYGYNYYLNEVKKMRSLLYNRTNTNTLIESVKIKSVYQSASPIAQDISFQPRNKTRSFRSIFSKIVKDIPLVMKKGVEGIRICCSGRLEGAEIARTECGKYGKTSRNVFNQKIDYAPAEVSTRYGISGVKVWISYSKKKGGRAISETYEI